One Budorcas taxicolor isolate Tak-1 chromosome 13, Takin1.1, whole genome shotgun sequence DNA window includes the following coding sequences:
- the LOC128058665 gene encoding short palate, lung and nasal epithelium carcinoma-associated protein 2B-like yields the protein MFQLWKLVLLCGLLAGTSASLFDSFGKDVLRKLKTGLEKGLDNLDSTLQTIFQQLKTVFTLPQESNTAEAQENTEETKNLLEQLISGIFQVVYRLTGVKISNLHILDLTLEATSDSSANVKIPITANVNVKLPVLGEIVDLALDLVLQFRVSIETVEDTDIYKVVVEECNNDQHSISLTVLGRRIGLLNEVLNFATNLVNEVLSW from the exons ATGTTTCAGCTTTGGAAACTTGTTCTTTTGTGCGGCCTGCTTGCCGGGACCTCAGCATCTCTTTTCGACAGTTTTGGCAAGGATGTTCTGAGGAAGCTGAAAACTGGTCTTGAGAAAGGACTTGACAACCTTGACAGTACACTTCAAA CTATTTTTCAGCAACTGAAGACTGTCTTCACATTGCCCCAGGAGTCCAATACTGCGGAAGCCCAGGAGAATACTGAGGAAACTAAGAACTTACTGGAACAACTCATTTCAGGAATTTTTCAAGTAGTGTACAGACTTACGGG GGTGAAAATCAGCAATCTTCACATCCTGGATCTCACATTAGAAGCGACTTCTGACAGCAGTGCTAACGTGAAAATCCCCATCACTGCAAATGTCAACGTGAAACT GCCTGTGTTGGGTGAGATTGTCGACTTGGCCCTCGACTTGGTCCTCCAGTTTCGTGTCAGCATTGAAACTGTTGAAGACACTGATATTTACAAGGTGGTCGTGGAAGAATGCAACAACGATCAACATAGCATCTCACTCACCGTGCTGGGCAG gcGCATTGGACTGCTCAATGAGGTTCTGAACTTTGCGACCAACCTCGTGAATGAGGTGTTGTCCTGGTAA